The DNA region GCGTGCGCGAGATCATGGATGACGCCGGAAGCCTGCCGGCGGGGCCGTGGCTGAAGACGTTTTGCGAGGAGATGATCCGTCGCGGATTGAACCGGCGCGTCCGCATCGACTGCAACATGCGCTTCGGCCGGCTGACCGCCGGGGAGTACCGGCTCATGCGACTGGCCGGTTTCCGGCTCGTCTTGTTCGGCCTGGAATCGGCCAATCAGCAGACGCTCGATCGGCTGGACAAGGCGCTCACGATCGAACAGGTCCGCGAAGGCGCCCGGATGGCCTCACAGGCCGGTCTGGACGTGCATGTGACCGTGATGTTCGGCTATCCCTGGGAGGGCCTGGCAGAGATCGAGAATACGGTGCAGCTCGCCCGCTGGCTGTTGCGCAAAGGCTACGCCTACACGCTCCAGTGCACGATGATGGTGCCGTACCCCGGCACGCCGCTGTTCCGCGAGCTCCAGAAGGAGGGGCTGCTGACGACGCAGAACTGGGCAGACTACGACATGCGCACGGCTGTGATCCAGACGCCGGTTCCGGAGGCGGTGATCAAGGATGCGGTGCGCCGGGTTTACAAGGGTTTCCTGCACCCCGAGACCGTGCTGAGGCGACTCCTGACCACGCGCCACCCGATCGAGGATCTCCGGTTTTACTGGCGCGGCTTTTTATCGCTGGCCGGTCATCTGAAGGATTTCAAGAACAACTGAATCATACTGAATCATGGGGAGCCGATGAACACAGAACTGGCAAAAGGGGTCAACTGGGTCGGGCACCTTGACTGGAGCGTGCGCGATTTTCATGGTTACCGCACCGAGCGCGGGTCGAGCTACAACGCCTATCTGGTGGAGGGGGCGCACGCGGCACTGATCGACACGGTCAAGGCGCCTTATGCCGCGACACTCATCGGACAGGTGCGGGCGCGCTTGAGGGAGCGGCCGCTCCGCTACCTTGTCTGCAACCACGCCGAGCCCGATCATGCGGGTGCGATGGCCGCAGTCCTGGCGGCGTTTCCCGGCGTCACCGTGGTCTGCAATGCCAAATGCCGCGAGGCCCTGGGGCTGTACGGCGACACGACGGGCTGGACGTTCCAGGTGGTCAAGGAGGGCGACAAGCTGGATCTCGGCGGACGCACGCTGCAAGTCTTCGACACGCCGATGGTCCACTGGCCCGAGTCGATGGTGACCTATCTGATTGAGGAGCAGATCCTGTTTTCGATGGATGCGTTTGGACAGCACTATGCGTCGGGATGGCGGTTCGACGACGAGGCGCCGTTGGACGAGGTGATGCACGAGGCCAAGACCTACTACGCGAACATCGTGCTGCCGTTTGCCCGTCCGGTGACGGCGGCGCTGGCCAAGCTGGGGACGCTGCCGCTCAAGCAGGTGGCGCCGAGCCACGGCGTGATCTGGCGCAGCCATGTCGCCGACATTGTGCGGGCGTATCAGGACTGGGTCGTTTCCAAGGCGGCGAAAAAGGTCGTGATCCTGTTCTGCACCATGTGGGACAGCACCCGCCTGATGGCCGAGGCCGTTGCGGAGGGGGCCCTGTCCGAGGCTGTGACGGTGAAGCTGATCGACGTGAACGCCACCGCCGACACCGACATCGTCGCCGAGGTGATGGATTGCGCCGCGCTGGCGGCGGGGTCGGCCACGCTCAACATGGGGATCATGCCGCGGCTGGCGGCGACGTTGACCTACCTGCGCGGGCTCAAGCCCGTCGGCAAGGCGGGCTTTGCCTTCGGGTCCTGCGGCTGGGCGACCAAGGGCGCCGAAGAGGCGGCCGCCTATCTGGGCGCCATGCAGGTCGAGATCCTGCACGAGCCGATCACCTGCCGCTTCCGCCCGGACGCCGCCACGCTTGCGCGCTGCCGCGAAGCCGGCCGCCTGCTGGCGAAACGGGCGCTGACGGCAGGGGGGGAGACCAAAAGATGAACACGGAAAACGCAATCAAGACCTTCATTGGCTTCTTTGTCGCCATGCTGATCGGCACCCTGTTGGCCGCGCTGGTGGGCGGCGCGTTTGGGGCCTTGGTAGCCACGATTTCTCCGGAGTTTGTCGCCGGATTATTTAACCGGCAAGAGGAGGCGGGCATTGTCCGCTACGCCTGTGCCGTCGGGATGA from Lentisphaerota bacterium includes:
- a CDS encoding FprA family A-type flavoprotein codes for the protein MNTELAKGVNWVGHLDWSVRDFHGYRTERGSSYNAYLVEGAHAALIDTVKAPYAATLIGQVRARLRERPLRYLVCNHAEPDHAGAMAAVLAAFPGVTVVCNAKCREALGLYGDTTGWTFQVVKEGDKLDLGGRTLQVFDTPMVHWPESMVTYLIEEQILFSMDAFGQHYASGWRFDDEAPLDEVMHEAKTYYANIVLPFARPVTAALAKLGTLPLKQVAPSHGVIWRSHVADIVRAYQDWVVSKAAKKVVILFCTMWDSTRLMAEAVAEGALSEAVTVKLIDVNATADTDIVAEVMDCAALAAGSATLNMGIMPRLAATLTYLRGLKPVGKAGFAFGSCGWATKGAEEAAAYLGAMQVEILHEPITCRFRPDAATLARCREAGRLLAKRALTAGGETKR